CTCAGGTGGACTGCACGCGGTATTGGTGCAGCCACCTTCTCACCACCTTTCAGCATTTGCATGAATCGTAAAAACAGGCCCTTTAGTCCAGAGCCTGCTAACACTAACTAAACGCAATTAATACGCACAGCAACCACATACCGTCATGGGCAGCTGCGCACCGGTTTTGGCATTCTGATTCGTCCACTGACCATTCCACTTTAAGCCGGCACCGCTACAACTCCCCGGACAAATCTGCTCGGCCTGCTGTTGATTGTTAATCAGCGACGTCGCGGTCACGTCTTTACATTGCCCTGTTATCACATCATCGAATATATGACTCAAACCAGCGTTAGTCGCTGTGTTACTGGAAGTTGCAGAATAATTGTGACACCCGAAACAATTCACCGAGCTACCGGCCGTACCCGACTGCCCCTGAAATTCCGTTTCCATGACCGTATTCGCCAACTCCAGAGAACCGCGCTGGTTGCTTGAATCGCTGGAACCCTTGGCAATGTCACTTACCCACAGTGCGCCAGTAAAGCGATATTCACTCCATATTTTCAAAGATTTGGGCAAGCCACTTGCTGCAAAAATGGTGTCCATATTGGTATTTAATTTTTCGACCAAGGCAACGTTTAAACCGTCCGGCGTGTCGATACCCTGCCCCGCCAGAGTTCCATATTTAAATTCCTGACAAATATCGTTGGGCTTGGTGCCGCTTGGCAAGGTGATACTGGTTGATTTAAGCGTTTTATTGAGGTTGATACAGGAACTCATATTTTGAGCACAATTGGCGCTGGTAAAATCATACCCAGTCTGTTGGCCATTAATCGCATCGCACTCAACTGCATTACCTTTATGATCCATAGTAATCCATACCATTTCAGGGTGATTATCCGCCGCAACCACGATATGCCAGCCAATAAGCCCCAAGGTATAATTCTTGCCGTTAATTTTCGCCTTAGTGGTGTAGTAGTCTGATTTTTTATCTTTCTTGGTAAGTATGCGCCACGCCATTTTTAGTTCTGCGGTTTTCCCAGGAAAATTATTCGCCAGCTGTATTTTTTTATAATCGCAAAGATTTTTTGAAAAGCGTACTTCATAAAAGACCACGTTGCCCTGCTGATCATAAATCGCATACACACCTCCCGCCTGATCGATTCGTTCCGGTAAAACAAATTCGCCACCGGGATCACTCGATTTTACGGTACGCAAATTAAAGGCATTTTTAGGAAACTCGGCATCGCAGGAATTTGTACCCGCTGTTTCCAGCAAAGGGTACTGTTGCGGGTCTTGCCAATTGGCGATTTTTTTATTGTTAGCTGACGGTGAGATTAAATACAAAAACCAATCTTGCGCGAACTGATAAAACTCGCAAAATTCCGGCGAACCCGTCACGGGATTGTTGGCGATGCTGGCAGGTAGCGAACTATAAGCCGTGTTCCACCAGCTACCCGATTTGGTAAATTTACAGTCTGCCACTTGTTGTTGGTTGGAAAGTTTGGCTGCTGCGGCCCAGTGTGATAAGCCTAGAGTCATACACACTAACAGCAAGATTTGAGTCGATATTTTTCGCATTTTAAATTTCCTTTATAAAATTATTGTTGGCTTGGGGGAACGATTGCGACAACTGATAGGTATAGCTCAGCGCCATTGCGTGCAAAGCCAATAAACTCAAAAAGAGAAAATAATGACGTCGGGTATTGATGACTGGCGCAGAATCTCGCTGATCTTAAGCTTAGAACGCTTGTTTAGCTACGTAGTTAAAGCAGGAACAAGTGTGTGCAAAGCAATTGTTTGGAAGATTAGGCAATAAATTTTAAACACCAGGGGCGCTTCGTATACATTAAAATAGATACAATTTACACCAAGCTAATACGCCAAATGTTGCGACAGACAGTGCGCCTTGGCGCCTACAACTTGCGGAGTGTTAAGCAGTTTTTATAGGTAATACGTGTCATCTTGGTTTTGGTAGTTGAGTTACACGCGAACCATTGTTACATTCCGGCTCGCTGCTACATTCCAACTCGCTGCTACATTACGAATCGCTTAAACCAGGACAAAAATCCTGGCAAGTAGTATCAGTTAATCATTAAGCATCATTTAAATGCGCATTAAGTATGAAGACTTTTTATACAAAAGCGGGCTTCGTTACATTTCTCGTGTTGGCTATAGCGCTGGCAACGCTTTTCTTGGTGCTATCAACACTGCGAGACCCACTGTTACCTTCAGCTAACAGCAAATACGCACACGATGTGTTTGTAAGCACAGACGCCCCAGATGGCGGCTCCTCCCGTATTGTAATGCACAACACTGCAACAGAATTGCAATACAACTACCATCTCGCTGAAGGTTATCAATACCCCTACACCAGCATTACTCTGGGTTTTGGAGAGACTTTGGTTGACTGGAGTATGTATCGGAACTTAGAACTTACGGTGGCGTGTGACCC
The Alteromonadaceae bacterium 2753L.S.0a.02 DNA segment above includes these coding regions:
- a CDS encoding mannan-binding protein; its protein translation is MRKISTQILLLVCMTLGLSHWAAAAKLSNQQQVADCKFTKSGSWWNTAYSSLPASIANNPVTGSPEFCEFYQFAQDWFLYLISPSANNKKIANWQDPQQYPLLETAGTNSCDAEFPKNAFNLRTVKSSDPGGEFVLPERIDQAGGVYAIYDQQGNVVFYEVRFSKNLCDYKKIQLANNFPGKTAELKMAWRILTKKDKKSDYYTTKAKINGKNYTLGLIGWHIVVAADNHPEMVWITMDHKGNAVECDAINGQQTGYDFTSANCAQNMSSCINLNKTLKSTSITLPSGTKPNDICQEFKYGTLAGQGIDTPDGLNVALVEKLNTNMDTIFAASGLPKSLKIWSEYRFTGALWVSDIAKGSSDSSNQRGSLELANTVMETEFQGQSGTAGSSVNCFGCHNYSATSSNTATNAGLSHIFDDVITGQCKDVTATSLINNQQQAEQICPGSCSGAGLKWNGQWTNQNAKTGAQLPMTVCGCCAY